Proteins encoded in a region of the Halioglobus maricola genome:
- a CDS encoding diacylglycerol kinase family protein, whose amino-acid sequence MSWLAQRIESFGHAIRGVRTLLLEEHHAQLHLLATLIALTAGGLLGISRADWQVLILTIAMVWLAEGLNTALEHLCDAAVPEHHSLIGKAKDVAAGSVLITAGFAVVMGALIFLPYIF is encoded by the coding sequence TTGTCCTGGCTGGCGCAGCGCATAGAGAGTTTTGGCCATGCCATTCGCGGTGTGCGGACTCTCCTGCTGGAAGAGCACCACGCCCAGTTGCATTTGCTCGCTACACTGATCGCGCTTACGGCTGGTGGGTTGCTGGGTATTAGTCGTGCAGACTGGCAGGTGCTGATACTCACCATTGCCATGGTGTGGCTGGCTGAGGGCTTGAACACCGCGCTGGAGCATCTCTGTGACGCAGCCGTGCCAGAGCATCATTCCCTGATCGGTAAAGCCAAGGATGTCGCCGCTGGTAGCGTCCTGATTACCGCAGGCTTCGCCGTGGTGATGGGCGCTCTGATCTTCCTTCCCTATATCTTCTAG